Proteins from a single region of Lelliottia sp. JS-SCA-14:
- a CDS encoding nuclear transport factor 2 family protein — protein MSAVIDRFMSYYAGLENQPPSALPALYHPEAVLIDPFGEHQGLFAIQRYFTHLLANVDQCHFSIDKPFIDGDRFALTWTMHWSHPRLTDGETLALPGCSVVEIQDGTVKRQRDYYDAGEMIYEHLPVLGWAVRGVKRRVRP, from the coding sequence ATGAGCGCCGTCATCGATCGGTTTATGAGTTACTACGCCGGGCTGGAAAACCAGCCGCCATCGGCGCTGCCTGCGCTCTATCACCCTGAAGCGGTGCTGATTGATCCCTTCGGTGAGCATCAGGGGCTGTTCGCAATCCAGCGCTACTTCACCCATCTGCTGGCCAATGTGGACCAGTGTCATTTCTCCATCGATAAGCCGTTCATCGACGGCGACCGTTTTGCCCTCACCTGGACCATGCACTGGTCGCATCCGCGTTTGACGGACGGCGAGACGCTGGCGCTGCCGGGCTGTTCCGTGGTGGAAATCCAGGACGGCACGGTGAAACGCCAGCGGGATTATTACGATGCCGGAGAGATGATTTACGAACACCTGCCCGTCCTTGGCTGGGCGGTGCGCGGTGTGAAAAGGAGGGTGCGCCCATGA
- the uraH gene encoding hydroxyisourate hydrolase: protein MNKFSGLLLLSSIAFAPVAFSAPMGTLSVHILNQQTGTPPPGVTVTLEKQQQGNWAMLASGKTDHDGRIKSLYPEDQDMQPGVYKVTFKTGDYFQSQKLSSFFPEVPVLFTVTKTNEKLHIPLLLSQYGYSTYKGS, encoded by the coding sequence ATGAATAAATTCTCCGGCCTGCTGCTTTTATCCTCCATCGCCTTCGCCCCCGTCGCCTTTAGCGCACCGATGGGCACCCTGAGCGTGCATATTCTTAACCAGCAGACGGGCACGCCGCCCCCTGGTGTGACGGTCACACTGGAAAAACAGCAGCAGGGCAACTGGGCGATGCTGGCGAGCGGCAAAACCGACCACGACGGGCGCATTAAATCGCTCTATCCAGAGGATCAGGATATGCAGCCCGGCGTGTATAAAGTGACCTTTAAAACCGGCGATTACTTCCAGAGCCAAAAACTCTCCTCGTTTTTCCCTGAGGTCCCGGTGCTGTTCACCGTCACCAAAACCAACGAAAAACTGCATATCCCGCTCCTGCTGAGCCAGTACGGCTACTCCACCTACAAGGGTAGCTGA
- a CDS encoding MerR family transcriptional regulator, with product MSYSIGEFARLCGITATTLRAWQRRYGLLKPLRTDGGHRLYSDDDVQEALKILDWVKKGVPVSQVKPLLARPGARRTNNWVTLQESMLQRLKEGKIESLRQLIYDSGRESPRPELVTEVLRPLRSQVSANIPAIMTLREILDGIIIAYTSFCLEGDKRAPGDNCLITGWHLNDPCEIWLEALKRTGQGHRIDVLPIPPATLAPEIFPDRKWLLVTTGKLTAARKKQIEQWQEQVISLDVITL from the coding sequence ATGTCTTACTCCATCGGCGAATTCGCCCGACTTTGCGGCATCACCGCCACCACGCTGCGCGCGTGGCAGCGTCGCTATGGTCTGTTGAAACCCCTTCGCACCGATGGCGGCCACCGTCTTTACAGCGACGACGACGTGCAGGAAGCGCTGAAGATCCTCGACTGGGTGAAAAAAGGCGTGCCGGTCAGCCAGGTGAAGCCGCTGCTGGCGCGGCCCGGCGCGCGGCGAACCAATAACTGGGTCACCCTGCAGGAGAGCATGCTGCAGCGCCTGAAAGAGGGGAAAATCGAGTCCCTGCGCCAGCTGATTTACGACTCAGGCCGCGAATCGCCCCGCCCGGAACTGGTGACGGAAGTCCTGCGCCCGCTGCGCAGCCAGGTCTCGGCGAATATCCCGGCGATCATGACCCTGCGGGAAATTCTCGACGGGATCATCATCGCCTATACCTCGTTCTGCCTCGAAGGGGATAAACGCGCGCCAGGCGATAACTGCCTGATCACCGGCTGGCACCTCAACGACCCGTGTGAAATCTGGCTCGAAGCGCTGAAACGCACGGGGCAAGGGCATCGCATCGACGTCCTGCCGATCCCGCCCGCCACCCTGGCCCCGGAGATTTTCCCGGATCGCAAATGGTTGCTGGTCACCACCGGCAAATTAACCGCCGCGCGCAAAAAACAGATTGAGCAGTGGCAAGAACAGGTTATTTCGCTGGACGTCATTACCCTGTAG